One window of the Oncorhynchus gorbuscha isolate QuinsamMale2020 ecotype Even-year linkage group LG17, OgorEven_v1.0, whole genome shotgun sequence genome contains the following:
- the LOC124002142 gene encoding leucine zipper protein 1-like has protein sequence MSENKDITSRHLQHKLQSLGRRLDELEEATNKLQKSEDELLDLQDKIIQAEGSNSSMLGDVEGLRKRLLKIEGKDEEVCKAEDLCRMVREKLEEEESLTQDLKSEIECLQRRMAELEKLEEAFSKSKSDCSQLCLSLNEEKNLTRKLSSEMEALKDRVKEVDTSEVRLDRAEMFLAGELEKLKGLTQTFLSERKRLLEKQKEDEKLILKLTEKLERQNRIDPVDPRRIEDDLSSGLTGKLGRKKSLDYLKLGDEFGLRNKSENEKNRLDGQEDNKVKELTQEVERLKNRLKQLELVEEDLKNTESKNGELQEKFQQERSRSRALNDQVEQLRIQLCGGSSHGNGGPSSPAKILENGKAENEEINVRGGFRQVKPKYRPAAEPATPKYKSRELSPQHKMETKLRSKELSNSEESSPKSVRRALSPAHKSRRTPKTGTSTASDNGVKEIGKGVEEKTTRGAAHTPVGTSLSDRKKLSVLSRYPPAANDQKPWKISQKPSESESKKCQVDTFSRLYVGSDSESNNSDVVPESSSKSNSVSPLEKDAFASDLESVDQVQEALPVSNLSKANGSYIAYKSHVSPMFSDHGSEGHSSASETESPGSRPSEPEPVPEVTALSSRTSTTPKCSRYSRIQDSQSEGSSTRSSIDEEQHRLLVAEGESLEPTHTPSGIELCRVCSPREALRSKAVIKPAIVEIDRKEVMMSGGAEPLTSSNGKPKISTKPVLTSSITIYPNDPNSSRTSSRSSSVSSEPPVKERHTSTSNIVIGPSEHRGSISIPYEISIPKREITPWPSMDGPDESGVLGMACAETHLLPRSNFSLQSPETTSDFNNDTESGFESSSSSTTTVTSWRSQHHGHHTSQDDSLPEMRNVTVRSTWKNRGAASVDEPGRGARMYGMGSEDEAESATTWRAYRATTILDTEETVNATRVATSRTAKPSPAELYMRRINNSVVTTRDIAEPVCRSKSSLSPTEGGLRMSIPHEPVSSQKLVPWRTQPMTADDTDPNPGSWKTRPAPGDLDPYESERSSRTAVGSSRGMRTTASRPALLSNRGHTGLAEGRTGRGNRQWSNRQTED, from the coding sequence ATGTCTGAAAACAAAGACATAACGAGTCGCCACTTGCAGCACAAGCTGCAGAGCCTGGGACGACGGCTGGACGAGCTTGAGGAGGCTACCAACAAGCTCCAGAAGTCAGAAGATGAGCTGCTCGATCTGCAGGACAAGATTATCCAGGCAGAGGGCAGCAACTCCTCCATGTTGGGCGATGTTGAAGGACTGCGCAAGCGCCTGCTAAAGATTGAAGGCAAGGACGAGGAGGTGTGCAAGGCAGAGGACCTCTGCCGTATGGTGCGGGAgaaactggaggaggaggagagcttgACGCAGGACCTCAAGTCTGAGATTGAGTGCCTGCAGAGGAGAATGGCTGAGCTGGAGAAGTTGGAAGAGGCCTTCAGCAAGAGCAAGTCGGACTGCAGCCAGCTGTGCCTCAGTCTCAACGAGGAGAAGAATCTGACCCGGAAGCTGTCCTCAGAGATGGAGGCCCTCAAGGACCGTGTGAAGGAAGTGGACACGTCAGAGGTAAGGCTGGACCGGGCAGAGATGTTCCTGGCAGGGGAGCTGGAGAAGCTCAAGGGCCTCACTCAGACTTTTTTGAGTGAGAGGAAGAGACTCCTGGAGAAGCAAAAGGAGGATGAGAAGCTTATACTAAAACTGACAGAAAAGCTGGAGCGTCAGAACAGGATTGACCCGGTAGATCCCAGACGAATTGAAGACGACCTCTCATCCGGCCTGACCGGCAAGCTGGGGCGCAAGAAGAGCCTGGATTACCTGAAACTGGGAGATGAGTTTGGGCTAAGGAACAAGTCAGAGAATGAGAAGAACAGACTTGATGGCCAggaagacaacaaagtcaaggaactcacccaggaagtggagaggctgaaGAACCGGCTGAAGCAGCTGGAGCTGGTGGAGGAGGATCTTAAGAACACAGAGTCCAAGAATGGAGAGCTGCAGGAGAAGTTCCAACAGGAGAGATCCCGTAGCCGAGCGCTCAACGATCAGGTGGAGCAGCTTAGAATTCAGCTGTGTGGAGGCAGCAGTCATGGCAATGGAGGACCTAGCAGTCCAGCAAAGATCCTTGAGAATGGCAAGGCAGAGAATGAGGAGATCAATGTCCGTGGTGGGTTCAGGCAGGTCAAGCCCAAGTATAGGCCTGCTGCAGAGCCAGCCACCCCCAAGTACAAGAGCAGAGAGCTGTCCCCACAGCACAAGATGGAGACCAAGCTGAGGAGCAAAGAACTGAGCAACTCTGAGGAAAGTTCTCCAAAGTCTGTCAGGAGGGCACTCAGTCCTGCACACAAGAGCAGGAGGACACCCAAGACTGGAACATCAACTGCCTCTGACAATGGAGTGAAAGAAATAGGCAAAGGGGTAGAGGAGAAAACAACAAGAGGAGCAGCCCATACTCCTGTCGGCACATCGTTGAGTGACCGCAAGAAGCTCTCTGTTCTTAGTCGCTACCCTCCAGCAGCTAATGACCAGAAGCCATGGAAGATATCTCAGAAACCAAGTGAGAGTGAAAGCAAAAAATGCCAAGTTGACACGTTTTCTAGATTGTATGTTGGTAGTGACAGTGAGTCGAACAATTCTGATGTGGTGCCTGAAAGCTCAAGCAAGAGCAACAGTGTCTCCCCACTTGAAAAGGATGCATTTGCATCGGACCTGGAGTCTGTGGACCAGGTTCAAGAGGCTCTTCCAGTGTCAAACCTCTCCAAAGCCAATGGGTCGTACATTGCCTACAAGTCCCATGTGTCCCCAATGTTCAGTGATCATGGCTCTGAGGGCCACTCCTCGGCCTCTGAGACTGAATCACCTGGGTCCAGGCCCTCTGAACCAGAACCTGTACCTGAGGTGACTGCACTGAGTAGCAGAACCTCCACCACTCCCAAGTGCTCCAGATACTCTCGCATACAGGACTCCCAGTCAGAGGGCTCCTCCACCAGGAGCTCGATTGACGAGGAGCAACACAGGCTGTTGGTGGCAGAAGGAGAATCCCTGGAGCCCACTCACACCCCATCAGGTATAGAGCTCTGCAGGGTCTGCAGCCCACGGGAAGCCCTGAGGTCAAAGGCAGTCATCAAACCAGCCATCGTGGAAATTGATAGGAAGGAAGTCATGATGTCCGGTGGGGCAGAGCCCTTGACCTCCTCCAATGGCAAGCCCAAAATTTCCACAAAACCAGTCCTGACCAGTAGCATCACTATCTACCCCAACGATCCCAACTCTTCCAGGACCAGCAGCCGCAGCAGCAGTGTATCCAGCGAGCCACCAGTCAAGGAACGCCACACGTCCACCAGCAACATTGTCATCGGCCCCAGTGAGCACAGGGGAAGTATCTCCATCCCCTATGAGATCTCCATCCCCAAGAGAGAGATCACACCCTGGCCGTCCATGGATGGCCCTGACGAATCAGGGGTGCTAGGGATGGCCTGTGCAGAGACACACCTACTCCCCCGAAGCAACTTCAGCCTCCAGTCACCGGAGACCACCTCCGACTTCAACAACGACACAGAGTCGGGTTTCgagagcagcagtagcagcactaCCACCGTCACCAGCTGGAGGAGCCAACACCATGGCCACCACACCTCCCAGGACGACAGCCTCCCAGAGATGAGAAACGTGACGGTGCGAAGCACCTGGAAGAACAGGGGGGCGGCATCTGTGGACGAGCCTGGCCGGGGAGCCAGGATGTATGGGATGGGCTCTGAGGACGAGGCAGAGTCGGCCACCACGTGGAGGGCTTACCGCGCCACCACCATTCTGGACACGGAGGAGACGGTAAACGCCACAAGGGTTGCTACATCACGGACAGCCAAGCCTTCCCCAGCAGAGCTGTATATGCGCAGGATCAACAACAGTGTGGTGACCACCAGGGACATCGCAGAGCCAGTGTGCCGGAGCAAAAGCTCCCTGTCGCCCACTGAAGGAGGTCTGCGGATGAGTATCCCCCACGAGCCTGTCAGCTCTCAGAAGCTTGTTCCCTGGCGGACACAACCCATG